Within the Chiloscyllium plagiosum isolate BGI_BamShark_2017 unplaced genomic scaffold, ASM401019v2 scaf_13357, whole genome shotgun sequence genome, the region atctctgtaaccccctacatcccctctctatctctgtaaccccctacatcccctctctatctctgtaaccccctacatcccctctctatctctgtaaccccctacatcccctctctatctctgtaaccccctacatcccctctctatctctgtaaccccctacatcccctctctatctctgtaaccccctacatcccctctctatctctgtaaccccctacatcccctctctatctctgtaaccccctacatcccctctctatctctgtaaccccctacatcccctctctatctctgtaaccccctacatcccctctctatctctgtaaccccctacatcccctctctatctctgtaaccccctacatcccctctctatctctgtaaccccctacatcccctctctatctctgtaaccccctacatcccctctctatctctgtaaccccctacatcccctctctatctctgtaaccccctacatcccctctctatctctgtaaccccctacatcccctctctatctctgtaaccccctacatcccctctctatctctgtaaccccctacatcccctctctatctctgtaaccccctacatcccctctctatctctgtaaccccctacatcccctctctatctctgtaaccccctacatcccctctctatctctgtaaccccctacatcccctctctatctctgtaaccccctacacccttcctatctctgtaacccccataccccctccctatccctgtaaccccctacaccccctctctatctctgtaaccccctctgGTCCCTACACCCCcttcctatctctataaccccCTCCCtcacctacaccccctccctatatCTGTAACCCCCACAGACCTGACACCCCATCCCTATGTCTGTCACTCCTGTGGGGATTGAGGGAGAGAATGGGGATTGAAGGAGACATTGGGTAGTGAGGGAAATGGGGGAGAGGGTGGCGGATTGAGGGAGAGGATGTGGGGATTGAGGGACAGGGTGTGAGGGGATCAGAGGATTGGATTGAATTGGAGTATATTGGATTGAATTGGATGAGATTTTATTGGATTGGATtacattggattggattggactATATTGGATTGTTTTATGCTGGATTAGATTATaatggattggattggattataTTGGACTATATTGGATTGGATTAGAATATATTGTATTGATTATATCAGGTTGGATTATATCGGTTTGGATTATattggattggattagattatGTTGCAGTTGGTTATATTGTATTATATTGGATGGGATTATATTGGATGGGATTATATTGGATGGGATTGGATTATATTGGATTGAAATGATTTGTTTGATATTGGTTTGGACTATGTTGGATTGGATCATATTGGATTGGAATAGATTATATTGGATtatattggattggattggactggagtggattagattggattggattggattagattggattataTTGGACTGGATTATATTACATTGGATTGGGCTATATGGGATTGGATTACATTGGACTGTATTGGACTATATGGGATTGGACTATATATGGTTGGATTATATTGGATTGGATTAGGCTGGATTTAATTATATTGGATTATATTATATCGGATTATATTATATTGGATTGGATTATATTGTATTGTATTATATTGGATTGGATTATATTGGATTGTATCATATTATATTGGATTGGATTATTATAGATTGTTTCATATTATTATGGATTGGATTATTATATTGGATTGTATCATATTATATTGGATTGGATTATTATATTGGATTGTATTATATTATATTGGATTGGATTATTATATTGGATTGGATTATATTGGATTGTATTATATTATATTGGATTGGATTATATTATATTGGATTGGATTGAACTGGATTGGATTATATTGGGTTCATTATGTTAGATTGGACTATATTGGATTGGACTGTATTGGATTGGACTATATTGGATTGGACTGTATTGGATTGGATTGTAATATATTGGATTGGACTGTATTGGATTGGACTGTATTGGATTGGACTGTATTGGATTGGATTGTAATATATTGGATTGGATTATATTgcattggattggattggattgggataGATTATATTGGAGTGGATTATATTGGATCATGATGGATGGGATTATATTGGATGGGATTGGATTATATTGGATTGCATTGTTATGTTTGATATTGGATTGGACTATGTTGGATTTGATCATATTGGATGGGATTCGATTATATTGGATTGGATTATGTTTGATTATTTTGGATAGGATTATTTTGAGTTGGATTGGACTGGagtggattggattggattggactATATTGGATTGGATTATATTGGACTGGACTATATTGGATTGGTCTATATTGGATTGGATTGGTTTAGATCGGTTTGGATTGGtttagattggattggattggattatattggattggattggattacaTTGGATTTGGTTGGACTATATTGGATTGGATTATATTGGATTGTATTGGATTGGATTACATTGGATTTGGTTGGACTATATTGGATTGGATTATATTGGATTGTATTGAATTATATTGTATTGTATTGGACTATATTGCtttggattggattagattatATTGGAATGGATTGGGTTTTATTCAATTATGTTGGATTGGATTAGACTGGAgtggattagattggattggattaTATTATGTTGGATTGGATtatattggattggattggattggattagattagattatattggACTGGACTATATTGGACTGGATTGAATTGTATTATGTTCGATTGGATTGGACGATATTGGACTGGACGATATTGGACTGGACGATATTGGATTGGACTGGACGATATTGGACTGGACGATATTGGATTGGACTGGAAGATATTGGACTGGACTGGACGATATTGGACTGGACGATATTGGATTGGACGATGTTGGATTGGACGATATTGGATTGGACGATATTGGACTGGACGATATTGGATTGAACGATATTGGATTGGACGATATTGGACTGGACGATATTGGATTGGACGATATTGGACTGGACGATATTGGATTCGACTAGACTGGACGATATTGGACTGGACGATATTGGACTGGACGATATTGGATTGGACGATATTGGACTGGACGATATTGGATTGGACGATATTGGATTGGACGATATTGGATTGGACGATATTGGACTGGACGATATTGGATTGGATAATATTGGACTGGACGATATTGGATTGGACGATATTGGACTGGGCGATATTGGACTGGACTGGACGATATTGGATCGGACGATATTGGACTGGACGATATTGGATTGGCCAATATTGGATTGGACGATATTGGATTGGACGATATTGGATTGGACTGGACGATACTGGACTGGACGATATTGGATTGGACGATATTGGATTGGACGATATTGGATTGGACGATATTGGATTGGACTGGACGATATTGGATGGGACGATATTGGACTGGACGATATTGGATTGGACGGGACGATATTGGATTGGACTGGACGATATTGGACTGGACGATATTGGATTGGACGATATTGGATTGGACGATGTTGGACTGGACGATGTTGGACTGGACGATGTTGGACTGGACGATGTTGGACTGGACGATATTGGATTGGACGATATTGGATTGGACGATATTGGATTGGACGATATTGGATTGGACGATATTGGATTGGACGATATTGGATTGGACGATATTGGATTGGACGATATTGGATTGGACGATATTGGATTGGACGATATTGGATTGGACGATATTGGACTGGACGATATTGGANNNNNNNNNNNNNNNNNNNNNNNNNNNNNNNNNNNNNNNNNNNNNNNNNNNNNNNNNNNNNNNNNNNNNNNNNNNNNNNNNNNNNNNNNNNNNNNNNNNNNNNNNNNNNNNNNNNNNNNNNNNNNNNNNNNNNNNNNNNNNNNNNNNNNNNNNNNNNNNNNNNNNNNNNNNNNNNNNNNNNNNNNNNNNNNNNNNNNNNNNNNNNNNNNNNNNNNNNNNNNNNNNNNNNNNNNNNNNNNNNNNNNNNNNNNNNNNNNNNNNNNNNNNNNNNNNNNNNNNNNNNNNNNNNNNNNNNNNNNNNNNNNNNNNNNNNNNNNNNNNNNNNNNNNNNNNNNNNNNNNNNNNNNNNNNNNNNNNNNNNNNNNNNNNNNNNNNNNNNNNNNNNNNNNNNNNNNNNNNNNNNNNNNNNNNNNNNNNNNNNNNNNNNNNNNNNNNNNNNNNNNNNNNNNNNNNNNNNNNNNNNNNNNNNNNNNNNNNNNNNNNNNNNNNNNNNNNNNNNNNNNNNNNNNNNNNNNNNNNNNNNNNNNNNNNNNNNNNNNNNNNNNNNNNNNNNNNNNNNNNNNNNNNNNNNNNNNNNNNNNNNNNNNNNNNNNNNNNNNNNNNNNNNNNNNNNNNNNNNNNNNNNNNNNNNNNNNNNNNNNNNNNNNNNNNNNNNNNNNNNNNNNNNNNNNNNNNNNNNNNNNNNNNNNNNNNNNNNNNNNNNNNNNNNNNNNNNNNNNNNNNNNNNNNNNNNNNNNNNNNNNNNNNNNNNNNNNNNNNNNNNNNNNNNNNNNNNNNNNNNNNNNNNNNNNNNNNNNNNNNNNNNNNNNNNNNNNNNNNNNNNNNNNNNNNNNNNNNNNNNNNNNNNNNNNNNNNNNNNNNNNNNNNNNNNNNNNNNNNNNNNNNNNNNNNNNNNNNNNNNNNNNNNNNNNNNNNNNNNNNNNNNNNNNNNNNNNNNNNNNNNNNNNNNNNNNNNNNNNNNNNNNNNNNNNNNNNNNNNNNNNNNNNNNNNNNNNNNNNNNNNNNNNNNNNNNNNNNNNNNNNNNNNNNNNNNNNNNNNNNNNNNNNNNNNNNNNNNNNNNNNNNNNNNNNNNNNNNNNNNNNNNNNNNNNNNNNNNNNNNNNNNNNNNNNNNNNNNNNNNNNNNNNNNNNNNNNNNNNNNNNNNNNNNNNNNNNNTATTGGATTGGACGATATTGGATTGGACGATATTGGATTGGATGATATTGGATAGGACTGGACGATATTGGACTGGACGATATTGGATTGGACTATATTGGATTGGACGGGATGATATTGGATTGGACGATATTGGACTGGGCGATATTGGATTGGACGATATTGGACTGGAATTGGACTGGACGATATTGGACTGGACGATATTGGACTGGACTGGACGATATTGGGTTGGACGATATTGGATTGGACGATATTGGACTGGACGATATTGGACTGGATGGGACGATATTGGATTGGATGATATTGGATTGGACGATATTGGATTGGACTGGACGATATTGGATTGGACTGGACGATATTGGATTGGACGATATTGGACTGGATGATATTGGACTGGATGATATTGGATTGGATGATATTGGACTGGGCGATATTGGATTGGACGATATTGGATTGGACTGGACGATATTGGATTGGACGATATTGGACTGGACCATATTGGACTGGACGATATTGGATTGGATGATATTGGACTGGACGATATTGGATTGGACGATATTGGATTGGACTGGACGATATTGGATTGGACTGGACGATATTGGATTGGACGATATTGGACTGGACGATATTGGACTGGATGATATTGGATTGGACGATATTGGACTGGAGGATATTGGATTGGACGATATTGGATTGAAGTACattggactagattggattggatgATAATGGATTGGATTATATTGGAATGGACCATATTGGATTGTATTGGATTGGATTGGTCTATATCGGATTGGTCtatattggattggattggattatgTTGGATTGTATTGTTCTATAGCGGGTTTGTCTATATTGGATTGGATtatattggattggattggattggacaatattggattggattggattggtcTGTAACGGATTGTTCTATATCGGATTTGATTGGTCTGTATCGGATTGGATTGGACGATATTGGATTCGACGATATTGGATTGGATGATATTGGACTGGGCGATATTGGATTGGACTGGACGATATTGGATTGGACGATATTGGACTGGACGATATTGGATTGGACTGGACGGGATTGGATGATATTGGACTGGGCGATATTGGATTGGACGATATTGGATTGGACTGGACGATATTGGACTGGACGATATTGGACTGGACGATATTGGACTGGACGATATTGGACTGGACGATATTGGACTGGACGATATTGGACTGGACGATATTGGACTGGACGATATTGGACTGGACGATATTGGACTGGACGATATTGGACTGGACGATATTGGACTGGACGATATTGGACTGGACGATATTGGACTGGACGATATTGGACTGGACGATATTGGACTGGACGATATTGGACTGGACGATATTGGACTGGACGATATTGGACTGGACGATATTGGACTGGACGATATTGGACTGGACGATATTGGACTGGACGATATTGGACTGGACGATATTGGACTGGACGATATTGGACTGGACGATATTGGACTGGACGATATTGGACTGGACGATATTGGACTGGACGATATTGGACTGGACGATATTGGACTGGACGATATTGGACTGGACGATATTGGACTGGACGATATTGGACTGGACGATATTGGACTGGACGATATTGGACTGGACGATATTGGACTGGACGATATTGGACTGGACGATATTGGANNNNNNNNNNNNNNNNNNNNNNNNNNNNNNNNNNNNNNNNNNNNNNNNNNNNNNNNNNNNNNNNNNNNNNNNNNNNNNNNNNNNNNNNNNNNNNNNNNNNNNNNNNNNNNNNNNNNNNNNNNNNNNNNNNNNNNNNNNNNNNNNNNNNNNNNNNNNNNNNNNNNNNNNNNNNNNNNNNNNNNNNNNNNNNNNNNNNNNNNNNNNNNNNNNNNNNNNNNNNNNNNNNNNNNNNNNNNNNNNNNNNNNNNNNNNNNNNNNNNNNNNNNNNNNNNNNNNNNNNNNNNNNNNNNNNNNNNNNNNNNNNNNNNNNNNNNNNNNNNNNNNNNNNNNNNNNNNNNNNNNNNNNNNNNNNNNNNNNNNNNNNNNNNNNNNNNNNNNNNNNNNNNNNNNNNNNNNNNNNNNNNNNNNNNNNNNNNNNNNNNNNNNNNNNNNNNNNNNNNNNNNNNNNNNNNNNNNNNNNNNNNNNNNNNNNNNNNNNNNNNNNNNNNNNNNNNNNNNNNNNNNNNNNNNNNNNNNNNNNNNNNNNNNNNNNNNNNNNNNNNNNNNNNNNNNNNNNNNNNNNNNNNNNNNNNNNNNNNNNNNNNNNNNNNNNNNNNNNNNNNNNNNNNNNNCGAGGGAGtccggagggagtggtctttacggaatgctgataggggaggggagggaaatatatccttggttgtggggtccgtttggaagtggcggaaatgacggcggatgatgcgctgtacatggaggttagtggggtggtaggtgaggaccagtggggttctgtcctggtatgGACCATATTGGATTGTATTGGATTATATTGGATTGGATTGGTCTATATCGGATGGTCTATATCAGATTGGATTGGTCTATATCGGATTGGATTGGATTATGTTGGATTGGATTGTTCGATTGCGGGTTGGTCTATATTGGATTGGATTATATTGGATTGGATGATATTGGACTGGACGATATTGGACTGGACGATATTTGATTGGACGATATTGGATTGGACTGGACGATATTGGATTGGATGATATTGGACTGGACGATATTGGATTGGACGATATTGGATTGGACTGGATgatattggattggattggacgatattggattggattggacgATATTGGATTGGACGATATTGGACTGGACGGGACGATATTGGATTGGATGATATTTGATTGGACGATATTGGATTGGACTGGACGATATTGGATTGGATGATATTGGATCGGACGATATTGGATCGGACGATATTGGATTGGACGATATTGGACTGGACTGGACGATATTGGACTGGACGATATTGGACTGGACGATATTGGACTGGACGATATTGGATTGGACTGGACGATATTGGATTGGATGATATTGGACTGGGCGATATCGGATTGGACTGGACAATATTGGATTGACTGGACGATATTGGATTGGACGATATTGGACTGGACGATATTGGACTGGGCGATATTGGATTGGACGATATTGGACTGGACGATATTGGATTGGACGATATTGGATTGGACTGGACGATATTGGATTGGATGATATTGGACTGGGCGATATTGGATTGGACTGGACGATATTGGATTGGACTGGACGATATTGGATTGGATGATATTAGGATTGGATGATATTGGACTGGGCAATATTGGATTGGATGATATTGGATTGGATGATATTGGCCTGGGCGATATTGGATTGGACTGGACAATATTGGATTGGACGATATTGGACTGGACGATATTGGATTGGACGGGATGATATTGCACTGGACGATATTGGATTGGATGATATTGGACTGGACTGGATGATATTGGATTGGACGATATTGGACTGGACGATATTGGATTGGACTGGACGATATTGGACTGGACGATATTTGATTGGACTGGNNNNNNNNNNNNNNNNNNNNNNNNNNNNNNNNNNNNNNNNNNNNNNNNNNNNNNNNNNNNNNNNNNNNNNNNNNNNNNNNNNNNNNNNNNNNNNNNNNNNNNNNNNNNNNNNNNNNNNNNNNNNNNNNNNNNNNNNNNNNNNNNNNNNNNNtaaaatcatgaggggggcatggatagggtaaatagacaaagtcttttccccctggggtgggggagtccagaactagaggggcataggtttagggtgagaggggaaagatataaaagagacctgagggggcaactttttcacccaga harbors:
- the LOC122547495 gene encoding putative protein TPRXL — translated: SNIVQSNIVQSNIVQSNIVQSNIVQSNIVQSNIVQSNIVQSNIVQSNIVQSNIVQSNIVQSNIVQSNIVQSNIVQSNIVQSNIVQSNIVQSNIVQSNIVQSNIVQSNIVQSNIVQSNIVQSNIVQSNIVQSNIVQSNIVQSNIVQSNIVQSNIVQSNIVQSNIVQSNIVQSNIVQSNIVQSNPISSNPISPSPISSNPVQSNPISSSPISSNPISSSPIQYRPVQYHPIQYRRIQYRPIQSDTDQSNPI